From a region of the Salinispira pacifica genome:
- a CDS encoding ABC transporter permease, producing MQFIQADMEDLMNILHPPTGRYPADVYSSVRIEAFQRGADEVHPFNQRLLAPVIVFNIGLIGLFAMVSLIGQERMDATLRAYRLSPSSLGLFLLSKNIVITAVSILNFSILYLPIMGFSGYLEALAVMVVTVITMSSLGVALATFYQGPLEAIGWVFVLMLIFALPGVSLLNPVFSPGWLQAIPTFHSLFGLDAAMFPDNNADLIWRSVGILALLSAVLVPLTGLFFSYRIQKEA from the coding sequence GTGCAATTTATCCAGGCGGATATGGAAGATCTGATGAACATTCTCCACCCGCCAACGGGCCGGTATCCAGCAGACGTGTATTCTTCGGTGCGTATTGAGGCGTTCCAGCGCGGGGCGGATGAAGTTCACCCCTTTAATCAGCGCCTTTTGGCTCCGGTCATCGTGTTCAATATCGGGCTGATCGGCCTGTTTGCCATGGTCTCCCTCATCGGTCAGGAAAGGATGGACGCCACCCTCCGGGCATATAGGCTTTCACCGAGCAGCCTTGGGCTATTCCTGCTGAGCAAGAACATAGTAATAACCGCTGTGAGCATTCTGAACTTCAGCATTCTCTACCTGCCGATTATGGGATTTTCAGGTTATCTGGAAGCATTGGCGGTGATGGTGGTTACGGTGATTACAATGTCCTCACTCGGAGTCGCTCTGGCGACGTTCTATCAGGGACCGTTGGAAGCCATCGGGTGGGTATTCGTCCTGATGCTGATATTCGCCTTACCGGGAGTATCGCTGCTGAATCCTGTATTTTCACCGGGGTGGCTGCAGGCGATTCCCACCTTCCACAGCCTGTTCGGACTGGATGCGGCCATGTTCCCCGATAATAATGCGGACCTGATCTGGCGGAGCGTGGGCATTTTGGCCCTGCTGTCGGCGGTACTGGTCCCCCTCACCGGATTGTTTTTTTCGTACCGCATTCAAAAGGAGGCATGA
- a CDS encoding sensor histidine kinase: MESFATYSAQSNGSDTHVKIRMSRRRKLFLMFLAVIIALGNVLAVVNYRDFEMKRYEKFAADISKNISSAVWGYEFEVIEEVLKDYAQWLRFSRVDLYENNNPVLFQWEETVLFQWFNSDVLELQQRWSWFLPLVRVEQAVSYQNQDIATLMFQYPSITAPFGLLVFLASCLVYGIIFAILSLRDRNLYLKNAMNELVKTQKKLLDSTKQILLGDVIVGLSHELNTPLGNAIVVQDVFSAATRFLEQETDQSNPAIQSAIKEMTETTPIFQDSLDRIRQILSRLKELEVLRKDIHMQEKKAEQMISDQVELVLANNPLCNMKIDTEIREEYREILLPGEFMVLLKELLENSCFHKGDKAEPHVVIQLFSKNNGRMVFRYFDNGPAIPADIAPRIFEPFITTARGSGAVGLGLYISHGITTMILNGQLTYTRTANNWNLFELHWEPQEWTKTGQSLHANGLS, translated from the coding sequence ATGGAATCTTTTGCAACCTATTCTGCTCAATCCAACGGATCCGACACGCATGTAAAAATCAGAATGTCCCGTCGAAGAAAGCTGTTTCTTATGTTTCTGGCAGTCATTATTGCACTGGGAAATGTTCTCGCTGTTGTAAACTACCGCGATTTTGAAATGAAGCGTTATGAAAAATTTGCTGCTGACATCAGCAAGAATATATCATCTGCGGTCTGGGGCTACGAGTTTGAGGTAATAGAAGAAGTCTTAAAGGATTACGCCCAGTGGCTGAGATTTTCCCGGGTGGATCTTTATGAAAATAATAATCCGGTATTATTTCAGTGGGAAGAAACTGTGCTGTTTCAATGGTTTAATTCAGATGTTCTCGAACTGCAGCAGCGATGGAGCTGGTTTCTTCCCCTTGTGCGGGTGGAGCAGGCTGTATCCTATCAGAATCAGGACATTGCCACCCTTATGTTTCAGTATCCGTCAATAACGGCCCCGTTCGGCCTGCTGGTATTTCTGGCTTCATGCCTTGTGTACGGTATAATCTTTGCTATTCTATCGTTGAGAGATCGCAATCTCTATTTGAAGAATGCAATGAACGAGCTCGTGAAAACTCAAAAAAAACTGCTGGATAGCACAAAACAGATTTTGCTGGGAGATGTAATTGTTGGGCTCTCCCATGAGCTGAATACTCCCCTGGGAAACGCCATAGTGGTTCAGGATGTGTTTTCCGCAGCTACACGTTTTCTGGAGCAGGAAACTGATCAATCCAATCCGGCTATTCAATCGGCAATTAAGGAGATGACGGAGACCACTCCCATCTTTCAAGACAGCCTTGATAGAATCAGGCAGATTCTCAGCAGATTGAAGGAGCTTGAAGTTCTCAGAAAAGACATTCATATGCAGGAGAAGAAGGCGGAACAGATGATCTCCGATCAAGTTGAGCTGGTCCTGGCAAACAATCCGCTGTGCAACATGAAAATAGATACGGAAATCCGGGAAGAATACCGGGAGATCCTGTTGCCGGGTGAGTTCATGGTCCTGCTCAAGGAACTGTTGGAGAATTCGTGCTTCCACAAAGGCGATAAAGCTGAACCCCATGTGGTTATCCAGCTGTTCAGTAAAAATAATGGCAGAATGGTATTCCGATATTTTGATAATGGTCCGGCAATACCCGCAGATATTGCCCCCCGGATATTTGAGCCGTTTATTACCACGGCCCGGGGAAGTGGAGCAGTCGGTCTCGGCCTCTATATTTCCCATGGCATAACCACAATGATTCTTAACGGGCAGCTGACCTATACCCGCACAGCGAACAATTGGAATCTATTTGAGCTGCACTGGGAGCCTCAGGAATGGACGAAAACAGGGCAAAGCCTACACGCTAATGGATTATCCTGA
- a CDS encoding ABC transporter ATP-binding protein, whose product MSMIDVSNLSYTYKKGAVNGVSFKIGKGEIFGFLGPSGAGKSTTQAVLAGLLSIQSGSISIDGNLRSGSPGKEFFNRIGMGFEIPNVYKKLSGLDNLKFHARLYDRETMDPMEVLEMVGLAEDADKKAGQYSKGMKQRLGFARSMINNPDIWFLDEPTMGLDPTTANSIKSIIRRRQAEGTTIFLTTHNMFVADELCDRVAFIVDGALVAVDSPKNLKLKHGKPVARVEYLDGGAMKEHEFSMEGKGKSELQQFIGTHDVKTIHSLEPSLEDIFIKLTGRGLE is encoded by the coding sequence ATGTCGATGATCGATGTTTCCAATCTGTCGTACACCTACAAAAAAGGGGCCGTGAATGGCGTGAGTTTTAAGATAGGGAAGGGGGAAATTTTCGGTTTCCTGGGCCCCAGCGGGGCGGGAAAATCCACCACCCAGGCGGTGCTTGCCGGCCTGCTGTCCATCCAGTCCGGAAGCATTTCCATCGACGGGAACCTGAGAAGCGGAAGTCCTGGAAAGGAATTCTTTAACCGCATCGGCATGGGCTTTGAAATCCCGAATGTGTACAAGAAGCTCAGCGGCCTGGATAATCTGAAATTCCATGCCCGGCTCTATGACCGGGAGACCATGGATCCCATGGAAGTGCTGGAAATGGTCGGTCTGGCCGAAGACGCCGATAAAAAAGCAGGTCAGTATTCCAAGGGAATGAAACAGCGCCTGGGGTTCGCACGTTCAATGATTAATAATCCTGATATCTGGTTCCTGGACGAACCGACTATGGGACTGGATCCCACTACGGCCAATAGCATCAAATCGATTATCCGTCGCCGTCAGGCCGAGGGCACCACCATCTTCCTCACCACCCATAACATGTTTGTGGCCGACGAACTCTGCGACCGGGTTGCTTTTATTGTGGACGGCGCTTTGGTGGCGGTGGACAGCCCCAAGAACCTGAAACTGAAACATGGAAAGCCGGTGGCCAGGGTGGAATACCTGGACGGCGGTGCAATGAAAGAACATGAGTTCAGTATGGAAGGGAAGGGCAAGTCGGAGCTTCAGCAGTTTATCGGCACCCATGACGTGAAAACCATCCACTCCCTGGAGCCGTCCCTTGAGGATATTTTTATCAAACTTACCGGCCGGGGACTCGAATAG